A window of Fusarium oxysporum Fo47 chromosome II, complete sequence genomic DNA:
CAATGGGCCAGGCTTTTTCCAAGTTGCCATTTCCGATCTGAATCGTTAGTGGAAGTGTTATTATAGTCAGGGAATGTGACGCACCTCCGTAAATGCAATCATAATGAGTGCTTGCAAGTTCTCTGTCCTTAGACCCTCCATTGCACCCATCATCACACTCGTTCGCAGTCTTGACGTCTCGCTACTGATAAAAGTGTCGTCCAGCGGTTTATCATTGATCTCGACATAGCGCAGAGAGGCTATCATCATTGCTTCAAGCACAATCGTCATGCGTTGCTCAGTGTCTCTCTGAACACGTTCATGAAACCCTCTCATGATTACCATTGGGATCCATGGCTGGATATTATCAAAGTGTGCCTCAAGCAGTTTGTCCAAATGGTTCTGGACAATGTCGATCCTGCAAACCGAGGCTTGGCGAGTTCGTTGATGGGTAATATCTCCATTACTGGATTGGTGTTGCTCTTGGGCAATATCTCGCCTTTGTCTCTTGAATAATGCGTGGACCTTTCTGTATGGGTCATATTCATATTGTCTTTTGCGAGTCGGCTCAATGTTTTTATTCAGCTTTTGTAACTCACCAGCGAGCGTAGAAAGGATTGCTTCCAGAGGCGCTGAGCTGCTACTACTTGTTCTATCGGCCGAGAGATGGCAATTTGTGCCTTCAGAGTCTCGTGTGCCCTCCTCAAGGGCTGAGCCGAACAATGCTTTCTCGACCTTTTCTGTCGTTCTCAATGAGCATGCGTCTTGCTGGAGCGCTGGACTTGACTTAGCTCATACCTAATCGCTGATTGAGACTCTCGACAGCGCCGCCTTTCAATCCTGGCTTCGTCCGACGGTTTTCGTAAACACAAGGTGCTCCTGCATGATGTGAACAAGAGGAACTTCGATGCTAGTCCTGGCTGTTTACTCACCCAATCGCTCACAATTGGAACAAGCTGGTCTCTGTCTGGAACACTTGAGTTTCCGTTTCCGGCAGCCACTGCAAGATGGGAGCTCGGCTTCGGGGGAGTCATCGTGCGACAAATCCATCGTGTCCGGAAGTGTCGTGAAAGTTGGAACGAGGTCGAATCATTTTTACCGTCGGCGAACTTGCCGCTAACATGGCTGGCTAGCTGGCTTGGCTCAAATCTGAGTGGATGGCGACGATCTTGTTTGTTCCCCACTCGACTTTGCTACGATTCATTTGCCAGCTGTATTACCCCGCAAACCGATTCGGTAGCTCactgttggcgatgatgattggTGGTGGCCAAAGTGGAATGCTGTCACGAGGGTTGTGGCAGGGAACATTCCCTGCGCTAGAACACATTGGGCACGGTTCTCGCATAATTATCGGCCGATGCTTCAACCGAGGATACACCCAGCTCTCCAGGGTAACACTCATGCTACACTATTGCTGCCATGGACTCTCCAATCAGGGATATTAATGACCTGGTCTGCAGTTCCACAGGATATTTGAAGACATTTTGTCGGATACCTGTGCGAGTGACGGCTGTTTACTCCGAAGGAATTTGTCTGTAATTGGTAGAAAAAGGTCTTGTTTCGAGATTCTATTGACAGCATGTTGTGATTCAAAatttggcgttgtccagACTCATCGCGACAGTCCAGCCGCATCAACTCTTATTCCAACACAAACCGTCACCATGCTCAAACCTCAGGCTAACGCTTCTCGAGAGCTTGTCTCACTGGATGGTGTCTGGAACTTTGCCCTCTCCCAATCAGTCGACATTGACGATGAAAGAGCTTGGGAACGGAACATACCGCCAGAGCTCCAAGTTCCTGTTCCCGCCAGCTACAACGACATTTTCATTGACTCCAATATTCGCAATCATGTTGGTTGGGTCTACTACCAAAGGCGCTTCACCATCCCACTTAGCTGGTCTCAACAGCGTTACTTTCTGCGCTTTGACGCTGCCACGCATCGAGGGCGTGTGTACGTTGATGATCAATTCGTAGCTGAGCATATTGGGGGCTACACTCCATTCGAGGTGGACATCTCGGACATTGTCCAGCCTGGCAAGCAGGTTCGCCTTACTGTGGCGGTTAACAGTGAACTTGACTGGCATACTATTCCACCGGGAAGGATTGAGACACTCAAGAATGGCAAGCGAAAGCAACATTATCAAcatgacttcttcaactaTGCAGGGCTTGCGAGATCCGTATGGCTATTCAATGTGCCCAGTATCTCTGTCAAGGATATCACAGTTGTCGCCAAAGTAGAGGGGACTACTGGTGTTGTGGACTTCAATATTGCTACAAGTATCCCTCTCGACCATCACTCAATCAATGTGACACTCTTGGACGAAGATGAATGTCCCGTCAGTCACTCTTCTGAATTGAATGGCTCTCTGATCGTTGAATCGGTTCACCTTTGGCAACCAGGAGCTGCGTATCTGTACCGACTTCGTGCGCAAGTATTCTCTGGGAACACGGTAGTAGATACTTATGATCTACCAGTTGGAATAAGAACAGTCGAGGTCTCGGGAAACAAGTTTCTTATCAATGGAAAGCCATTATACTTCACAGGATTTGGTAAACACGAAGATACACCAATTCGAGGCAAGGGTCACGACCCAGCCTACATGATCCACGACTTCCAGTTGATGAAGTGGATGGGAGCCAACTCTTTCCGGACTTCACATTACCCATACGCAGAAGAGGTTCTTGAGTACGCGGACCGTCACGGAATTGTTGTCATAAACGAGACAGCCGCAGTTGGCCTCAACCTCACTATTGTTGCTGGGCTCTTTGGGCATAAGCCGATACCGACCTTCTCACCAGAGACGATGAACGACGAAACACGCGCCGCCCACGCTCAAGCCATACGTGAGCTCATCGCTCGAGATAAGAATCACCCCAGTGTTGTCATGTGGACGATTGCAAATGAACCTGCAGCCAGTGAGCCTGGTGTCAGGGAGTACATGGAGCCTCTTGTCAAACTAAACCGCGAATTGGATCCGACACGCCCTATCTGCTTCGCCAACGAGAATCAAGCCAACATTCACACTGATCTCATTGCTGATCTATTTGATGTGATATGCCTCAATAGGTACTACGGCTGGTATCTGAATACTGGTGACCTCGAAGAAGCAGAGCAAGGTTTAGAGGAATGTCTGCGAAGCTGGGAGGGAAAATACAACAAGCCAATCATCATGACGGAGTATGGTGCTGATACTCTGGCTGGACTGCATACGGTTGGAGATATTCCCTGGAGTGAGGAATATCAGAGCCGGGTCTTGGAAATGTCCCATCGAGTCTTTGATAGGGTGAAGAGTGTAGTCGGAGAGCAAGTCTGGAATTTTGCAGATTTCCAGACCCCCTCTAGCTTCATTTTCAGGGTTGATGGTAACAAGAAAGGTGTATTTACGCGGGATCGGAGACCAAAGAGTGCTGTGCAggtgttgaggaagaggtgGACTCAGATGATAGCTAACAATTAACTATCTCTATGTATACAGAActattaaattataaatcCTGTTGAACTAAAATTACGCTATTATGTATGAAGCAGGTCCCAAACTATGCTTTGCTAGTTCTCCAAGCATGATAACAAGTTAAATAGATATTGTCATGATCTTCACAAGACCGGCTTTTCCATGAGGCCCAACGCCAAAACACCTTGTCTACTGCATCGAAACCATTCAATCAACATTCTGCGGACAGCTGTCCGGTGGCGGCCAAACATAGAACATCCAGGCCATTCGTTACAGACCTCCTGACGTTGCTTAAACCTCGTCAATCATCCCATTTTCCCCTGCTGAGCCTGAGTCTAGAACATTAATGTTCCATGCTTTTCCCGATATTTGCCCGTTAGCCGTCGGCGAGGACTAGCTGATGTCAAAGTCCAAGGCGCTCCTTGCGAATGCTGCCCGTAACATGCCAATCATGGTAAGGCCATGTTTTGAGTTCGCCGGCGCAGGAGGAATCATCGGCCGATGAAACCCCCGAACTACGGCAACTATTGGAAAAACCTGTCATGGATGGCCTGATACAACGCTTGTGGCCTTGCAATTCCGCACTACTACTCTACTCTGGGGTTAGACCCATAATCCCCGCATTGCGACAGTAGCAGTACACCACTTCCTCGGTTTCTCGCTACCAATCTGTGGGGATCTGGGGTACGAGCGGCTTTCAACAGGCGAATTGTCGATGCAAAGTATGTGTACAGCATCACGTTGGTCGGAATTCTCGCCGACGGTATCTGGATCATTGgtagatataaataagagTGCCTCTGCAGATCATTAacttcatctcctcaagaCAGTGGATTCCCATTCACCTTTGCCTCAAAGACAACGCCAAGAGAGAAGTATCAACAATGGCAAAAAGCCTCGAGAATTTCGACATCGCTCAGGctgagcatgagcatgacGAGAAGAAAGGAACTGGTGATGCAGCACCAACCTCTGCATTTGCGGGCTTGACGCGTGCTCAATGCGTCAGGAAGTTCTGGCGACTCTACATCACCGGACTAGGTGTCTCTTTGGCGGGAATGTATGTACCAGCTCCGAGCCACCAACTGTGACATGGGGAGTACTGATTCACTTGTCAACAGGTATGCTGGATATGCCAACTCGGTCATCGGAAGTATCATTGCCAACGAAGGCTTCATCGAGTACTTTGCCACCGTCAAAGATCCACAAACCGGCAAACCAGCTCTCAACTCGCAACATATCTCGCTCTGGGCGGCCTGCTACTTTGTCACCTCCATCCTGATCCAGACTATTGCTCCAGTCACTGCAGATAAATTCGGTCGCAAGTTCAACATGTGGGGAGTGACATTCTTTCTGACGCTGGTAGGTTTTTATGTTCAATCAAGACAGCAGGGTTCTAACAGATAACTTTCAGTCTATTGTCATCCAGGTCATTGCGCCCAACTGGTGGGCTCTTCTCATTGCTAGGCTCGTTGCTGGCTGTGCAGGCGGTATGATGGGAACATCCGTCATGGTCTACATGTCAGAGGTTGCTCTTCCTCAGTTCCGTGGTGCTCTTTTGGGCAGCTTCTCCCTTGCTTTTGCGTTGGGTCAAGTCTTCCTTGCCATTGCTCTGAAGGTCCTCGAGGAAACGAATCCAATGGCGTTCCGTCATATCTTCTATTCAGAGTTCGTCTTTGCTGGTCTTTGGCTTTTCCCCATGCTTTATCTTCCTGAAACACCCTGTAAGTCCCCGGATCGTTTGACCCCACGAGACGAATGGCTGACATGTGGAAATTTAGCTTGGTATGCATCAAAAGGGAGACACGATGAAGGCAAGAAGGCCCTGAAGCGACTTGTCGGTAATGTTGAAGGATATGATATCGATCGTGAGTACTCGGTTATTCAGTATGAGATGGACGAGTCCTCAGCAACCGCCAAATCCGGCAACGAAAACTCAGACTGGAAAGCTCTTTTCACCAGCAAGATCAACATGAAGAGAGCCGTCATCTCAACTCTTCCTTTCACTTTCCAGAACGTTGTTGGAGTTCCCTTGATGTTCGGTTACACTACGTACTTCTTCCAATTGGCTGGAGTCAGTGATCCATTTTTGGGCAACATGGTCAAGCAGATGGTTCTTGTAGTGGGCATCATCATTTCTTTCTACACCGTTGACAAGGTTGGTCGAAGAACCCTCGTTATCGGCGGTGGTGCAGCAATGGCTACCATTTGTCTCATTGTTGGCGGGTTGGGTTTTATCAAGCAGACCAGCGCTTCGGGAATGGCCTTGGTCGCCTTGTGTTCTCTTTGGGCTTTTGTGTATGCAAACACACTTGCTCCTATTGGTATGTTGACATTCAGTCTTTGAGTCGGCGTATGACTAACTCTTTGAAGGTTGGATCAGTTTGGTCGAGATCTCGAGTCCAAGCCTGCGTGCAAAGACGACATCAATAGCAGTGACAATTCAATACGCCACTGGTATCTTATTCGTATGTCAACGCAATCTTcattctttgttcttctctAACCGTGCTCCAGAACTATACCGTTCCTCTCATGCTGTCGAATCAGAATGCTGGATGGGGTCAAAAGATCGGCCTCTTCTTTGGTGGTATTACCTTGGTCTACTTGATCCCCTGCATTTTAATGTTTCCTGAAACCAAGGGTCGAACGTACCATGAATTGGATGAACTATTTGAGCGGCGTGTTTCTGCTTGGAGATTCGCATCGACAAAAACATCGCATCAAGAAGACCTTGAGGCCAAGGTTGGTGGAGAAAAGGTCTAAATCACGAGCATTAGTGTATCAATGGTGAAAAGGATGGGAAGGCATTGATGGTGAGAAGATTATGCTTTCTGATGTATTGATTATAACTGGTATTGAGCAAGTTATCACCTGTAAATTGACTACTTACTTTCTGTATTAAAGAATCGTGGAATAAAAAAAGGAATACAGGGTAGTATCCGTCGTTGCTCATGGTTGACAGATAAGAAGggaagataagataagataagataagcgGAAGGGTGGATACTACCCCTTTTTATATACTGAGTATGGCTACAGTCCCCCAGTCCAAAGGAGGCCCATACCTTCCCAATCCAATCTGGCACCAGGTCCTCTTCTATCTGCTAAATTTGTCTCTCGCGATCCAGCATTAATTTTGCCACTACAATGGGTTACTGCGGTATACCGAGCAGAGCGTGTGAAAACTGCAGGTAAGTTTGACTCATGCTAATTATTCCCTGTCGAAACAATGAGTATTTATAAGATTTACATAGGAAAGCACATAAAAAGGCAGGTAACATTTATAGCTTCTAATCAAGTAGATACTGACAGCACCAAGTGTGACGAAAAGCACCCACAGTGTGCGCGTTGTTTGAATCTGGGCAAAATCTGTTCTGGTTACAGAGATCAATCAAGCCTATTGTTTCGAGACGAAACGTCCAAGACAAAAGACAAGATCCGGCAGCGTAAGATATTGAAACATGATCGAGAAACCTATTGTTTGAAGAATGCGGATTCGTCGGTTATGGAGACGTCTTCTCCAAATTACGGGGCTCCACATCCTCCATTGCTCCCCTCAAAGGAAGAGATCGCAATATGTCACTTTTATCACTCTACAGTCGAGAACCTATCGATCCATGATCCAACGCTTTCCCTCCAGGAGCAGCTACCGCGCCTCCATGCTGAATGTAGGCAGGATTCGGCTTTGAACTTGGCATTGGAGGCAGTGTCGCTTGTCGCTTCTGCGGAAATCATACCCCATGCTACCCAGCTAGGCTTGAATCGATACCTCAAAGCCGTTCGAGCCCTGAAGGAAGCAATACAGACTGAGCACCTAGGCTCAAATCACCAGGCGTTGTATGGTGTTCTACTCCTTTGTGGCTATGAGGTCAGCATCCGAATCTTTATTGTTAACTACTGTCTGGGTCCAGAACTGACACGCTTTAGACGATGACTGGCCATTCGTCTATGCCTTCGGCATGGGGGGCTCATGTGGATGGGGCTCTGGCTCTTTTGAAGCTTCGGGCAAATCATCTTGACTCTCCCTTCTCACGCAGTATCTATTTCTTTATTCTGAAAAACGTGGTATGATACAGCATTTGGTTTCTTCGCACTAGAAACCCTAGACTTACGCCGGCAGGTTATGAGCCAGATGCAAATATGCGAACCTGTCGATGCGCTCTTCACTCAAGGGTATTATTCTTCATGTCAGGACCCAGAGATCCGCCTGCTTTCAATAGCAGCTGATATACCacgacttcaacaccaaagTATCAGTCTTACGCAACTCGGGACGACTGAGATAGAAAGAATAATCCTCGATGCTAATGCGTTGGAATTTCAACTTTCTACTTGGGCAAAAGGTCTCCCACCTGCTTGGTCCTACGTCACTGCACTGCATATCAACAGTGATGCACGCTCAGAATATGCTCCGCGAAGCGTCCACAGATATGCTCACTTTTATACGGCTCGCGTATGGAACTTCTACCGTGTCTCGCACCTTATCCTGCTTTCGATTCGACTCCGCGCTTTCTCTGCTTTGCCATCATCATTAGATACCCGTAAGATCGCAAAAAGAATGGCTGAATTAGTGGATGATATATGCGCAACTGTGCCTTACCTTCTGGGCAACGATCTCTGCAAGATGAACCTCCAGTTCGTCACCAACCACAGGAAGCAGGAAGTCTCTTTGCTGACGTCATGTTCTACTGTTAAAAGAGCCGGGAATGTACAAACTGGGAAGTTCTCTCTCGTATGGCCCTTATATGTCGCCTGCAGCGCCTCGGAAGTACCCCAAGGACAGAAGGGTTGGATACGCAAACAGCTTCAATGTCTTGCACAAGGCGGTGTTCCTATTGCTCAAACAGTCTGCAACGCGGAGAGTCAGATACTCTTTGGTAGGCCTGAAGTATTTCGCTTTGATTGTGTATGAAGCCTTGGGCTACACTTAAAGAACCGGACGATCTTTACCGTGTAGGGTTCAAAAGATTAAAGTGAGAAATATTGTGATTCATAGATACTATCTTCACACAAATATGCTGATGCACTCATTTAAGAGTGTGCAACAGAAACAAACTTCTCATcctcgatgagcttctccattgctgctgttgataACCCAACCACAACATCCAGACCACCATCCTTCAACCTGGGTAATATCATCATAGTACCATCTGAGCCTTCACCTGGTATACGAACAGCATCCAACGTGCCAATAGCATCGCCCCATTGATGCCCATAAACGCCAAGATCAGCCCATGAAGACTCAACAACATCTAGCCCTAGGAAACCATTGAAGGACAACTTGAAGTCTGTAGGGTCAGGCCGCGATCCCAATAGCCCGATAGTTGAAGTGATCCTTCTGGGACTGTTGAAATCGTTCAACGACCTCCGTATCGCGGCTGAAGCTTGCTTCAATCCATTGTTGGATATCATGGAAGCCACGCTGATCTTCTTAGTAACGCAGCCCATCGAAGCATTACCCATATAAGAAGGTGGCAGTGGAGGGCTCATTCGGTTGCGAATATTTACTGCAAAGCAAAAGCGCGATGTTGAGTCCCCAGGGGGATCGTTGAAGACCCCAGAATGCATTCGTGCCAAAGTCATGCGCTGCCATATAAAGGCACAGAGAGCATCATGTGAAGAGAATGCTCCTGCCTCTGCTTTGAGCTTCGTAAGACTCTTTGGTGAAAAGTGGAAAAGGTGGCTTGCGAGGGGAGGCATCTGGAATCCAGACATGCTTGACAGATCACCCTCCGTAGAGTGAGGAGTAGGCATCAGAACGTACTCAGGAAAGGCAGCCACGTCGGCGTTGCCAAGATCTCCTTCCATCAAGGGACTACGATCGTTAGATGGTCCATCTAATGTGGAAAAAGACCCGGAACCACCACTAGCTACAGCAGTATTGTGCGACCAGGTGCTCAGGATAGCGTCCAAGGCCGATGCGTCACATGCTGAGTGATGAACTCCTACCGTCAGCAGAAGACCGCCTTTGACAAAGTTAGCCTGAGCTGCAAAGACCGGCTGGTTGGGCCCTTGTGGCATAACGTCAATAGGGCCGACCTGAACTGTAGTGAATTCCGCTAAAGGAAAGTTTCGCTCTCGTAATTCTGCATAAGATGGCAGTACGTCAGTGAGATCCTTATACCTACACAGAGTTTTTGTAAGTAAGTGTCTGGATGAGATTTTCAAAGATATACCACGTACGGGAACATGAAACCGCCTGGTGAGTCGAGAATCTGGACCTTTCGGGTCTTGGGATCCTGTCCTTCCTCCGGGCCCTGATCAAGACAATGATATTAGCAAATGTAACCCCAGATGGCCATTTCAATACTTGCAATATGTCCAGATATCCAAGGAATAGAAGCGACAGTGTGAGCTAAGCCCTTCTTCAAGTTCTCATATCTGCATCCGTCAGTCTTCTGTCTGGTACAAGGTCATATACGAGACTCACATCTGCCTCTTATCCATACCAGGATTAGTTGGATAGCAAAGAATCAAACGGATACCATATAACCTGGGCATATTCATGTCCAAAGGGGTAAGTTTTTGCTGTGCAGAGGGTGGCTGTAGGCCATAATGCTCCAAGGTTACAAGAGAAGGATCTTGTTCGCCCTGAACAGTAGGTGTCTCGGACTGGAAATTGAGAGTAGAAGGCATTGTGATGACAGGAAAAGATGGGAACAATGAGCGAAAGAGAGACCAACAGGTGGAAAGATAACTCCTTAAATAGATGATTCAAGATTGCTATGGTAATTGTTTGAGCCTGCCAACGCAGCTGGTCCTGGAGTCTTTTGATGTTGATTGGACAGCTCAATGTATACTACATTTGGTTAGTGTGCTGATCCGCCAgccatgtctttgatgtGGGCCGGGGCCAGTAGAAACCCTGGCCGTTACGGGACTACCGGATCCCATAGGCCTGGCTCCCCTCGAAAG
This region includes:
- a CDS encoding glycoside hydrolase superfamily — protein: MLKPQANASRELVSLDGVWNFALSQSVDIDDERAWERNIPPELQVPVPASYNDIFIDSNIRNHVGWVYYQRRFTIPLSWSQQRYFLRFDAATHRGRVYVDDQFVAEHIGGYTPFEVDISDIVQPGKQVRLTVAVNSELDWHTIPPGRIETLKNGKRKQHYQHDFFNYAGLARSVWLFNVPSISVKDITVVAKVEGTTGVVDFNIATSIPLDHHSINVTLLDEDECPVSHSSELNGSLIVESVHLWQPGAAYLYRLRAQVFSGNTVVDTYDLPVGIRTVEVSGNKFLINGKPLYFTGFGKHEDTPIRGKGHDPAYMIHDFQLMKWMGANSFRTSHYPYAEEVLEYADRHGIVVINETAAVGLNLTIVAGLFGHKPIPTFSPETMNDETRAAHAQAIRELIARDKNHPSVVMWTIANEPAASEPGVREYMEPLVKLNRELDPTRPICFANENQANIHTDLIADLFDVICLNRYYGWYLNTGDLEEAEQGLEECLRSWEGKYNKPIIMTEYGADTLAGLHTVGDIPWSEEYQSRVLEMSHRVFDRVKSVVGEQVWNFADFQTPSSFIFRVDGNKKGVFTRDRRPKSAVQVLRKRWTQMIANN
- a CDS encoding transferase, with product MPSTLNFQSETPTVQGEQDPSLVTLEHYGLQPPSAQQKLTPLDMNMPRLYGIRLILCYPTNPGMDKRQIYENLKKGLAHTVASIPWISGHIARQDPKTRKVQILDSPGGFMFPYKDLTDVLPSYAELRERNFPLAEFTTVQVGPIDVMPQGPNQPVFAAQANFVKGGLLLTVGVHHSACDASALDAILSTWSHNTAVASGGSGSFSTLDGPSNDRSPLMEGDLGNADVAAFPEYVLMPTPHSTEGDLSSMSGFQMPPLASHLFHFSPKSLTKLKAEAGAFSSHDALCAFIWQRMTLARMHSGVFNDPPGDSTSRFCFAVNIRNRMSPPLPPSYMGNASMGCVTKKISVASMISNNGLKQASAAIRRSLNDFNSPRRITSTIGLLGSRPDPTDFKLSFNGFLGLDVVESSWADLGVYGHQWGDAIGTLDAVRIPGEGSDGTMMILPRLKDGGLDVVVGLSTAAMEKLIEDEKFVSVAHS
- a CDS encoding general substrate transporter produces the protein MAKSLENFDIAQAEHEHDEKKGTGDAAPTSAFAGLTRAQCVRKFWRLYITGLGVSLAGMYAGYANSVIGSIIANEGFIEYFATVKDPQTGKPALNSQHISLWAACYFVTSILIQTIAPVTADKFGRKFNMWGVTFFLTLSIVIQVIAPNWWALLIARLVAGCAGGMMGTSVMVYMSEVALPQFRGALLGSFSLAFALGQVFLAIALKVLEETNPMAFRHIFYSEFVFAGLWLFPMLYLPETPSWYASKGRHDEGKKALKRLVGNVEGYDIDREYSVIQYEMDESSATAKSGNENSDWKALFTSKINMKRAVISTLPFTFQNVVGVPLMFGYTTYFFQLAGVSDPFLGNMVKQMVLVVGIIISFYTVDKVGRRTLVIGGGAAMATICLIVGGLGFIKQTSASGMALVALCSLWAFVYANTLAPIGWISLVEISSPSLRAKTTSIAVTIQYATGILFNYTVPLMLSNQNAGWGQKIGLFFGGITLVYLIPCILMFPETKGRTYHELDELFERRVSAWRFASTKTSHQEDLEAKVGGEKV